The following proteins are encoded in a genomic region of Nicotiana sylvestris chromosome 4, ASM39365v2, whole genome shotgun sequence:
- the LOC104218645 gene encoding uncharacterized protein: protein MTELYPDDFDENIMVTLKNQLETYIVDVRDFDKRFSNLQGLVDLSEILVKTKKHLNYPFVFRLVKFALLLPVPTAIVERTFSALKLIKSELQNRMNYEFMSGCLYLM from the coding sequence ATGACTGAATTGTATCCTGACGATTTTGATGAGAATATAATGGTTACGCTCAAGAATCAACTTGAAACTTATATTGTTGATGTTCGTGATTTTGATAAAAGGTTCTCAAATCTACAAGGACTTGTTGATCTTTCTGAAATACTAGTTAAGACAAAGAAGCATTTGAATTATCCATTTGTGTTTCGCCTTGTGAAATTTGCTTTGCTTCTACCAGTTCCCACTGCTATAGTTGAAAGAACTTTCTCGGCGCTGAAGTTGATCAAGAGTGAATTGCAAAACCGAATGAATTATGAATTCATGAGCGGTTGTTTGTACCTTATGTAG